In Streptomyces sp. DG2A-72, one genomic interval encodes:
- a CDS encoding Fpg/Nei family DNA glycosylase, whose translation MPEGHTIHRLALDYRDRFSGRTTHVTSPQGKFSDAATLLTGEVLRTADAHGKHLFLGFRDADWIHIHLGLFGKVNFGDAPAPPPTDTVRLRLANSTSYVDLRGPTTCALITDAEKDAIHARLGPDPLRTDADREAAYRRISRSRTTIAALLMDQKVIAGVGNVYRAEVLFRHGIDPYREGKDITPAEWDAIWTDLVELMREGVRNNRIDTVRSEHTPEAMGRPPRVDDHGGEVYVYRRATLPCHICGGEIRTADLAARNLFWCPNCQSCQRS comes from the coding sequence TTGCCCGAAGGCCACACAATTCACCGGCTGGCGCTGGATTACAGGGACCGCTTCTCCGGCCGTACAACCCACGTCACCAGCCCCCAGGGCAAGTTCTCCGACGCCGCCACCCTCCTGACCGGCGAAGTCCTCCGTACCGCCGACGCCCACGGCAAGCACCTCTTCCTCGGCTTCCGGGACGCCGACTGGATCCATATCCACCTCGGCCTCTTCGGCAAGGTCAACTTCGGCGACGCCCCCGCACCCCCGCCGACGGACACCGTCCGCCTCCGCCTCGCGAACAGCACGTCGTACGTCGATCTCCGCGGCCCCACGACCTGCGCCCTGATCACGGACGCCGAGAAGGACGCGATACACGCCCGTCTCGGCCCGGACCCCCTGCGCACGGACGCCGACCGGGAGGCGGCCTACCGGCGTATCTCCCGCAGCCGCACCACCATCGCCGCGCTCCTCATGGACCAGAAGGTCATCGCCGGCGTCGGCAACGTCTACCGTGCCGAGGTCCTGTTCCGGCACGGCATCGACCCGTACCGCGAAGGCAAGGACATCACCCCGGCCGAGTGGGACGCGATCTGGACCGACCTCGTCGAGCTGATGCGCGAGGGCGTCCGCAACAACCGGATCGACACCGTCCGCTCGGAGCACACCCCGGAGGCGATGGGCCGCCCGCCCCGCGTCGACGACCACGGCGGCGAGGTCTACGTGTACCGCAGGGCCACCCTGCCCTGCCACATCTGTGGCGGCGAGATCCGCACCGCCGATCTC
- a CDS encoding LPXTG cell wall anchor domain-containing protein: MSSRRMTTIAGSLVAASLSTVMVLSVTASADDQGPGSSKGGKAVDEAPADVELTTLLPEEISVDNSSQETAMTATVKNEGTKDSGNIRLWVVGFDGLTVKNVQGCSPIAEGDLPEGSNSGYTCPIDNLAAGDSKSYDVDATYDVSQTGAKTGKICLPVQNSDGSKTFWQQGPVPFGTTNPSPDAPATPLLLGTDNTPVAPGSDELPKTGLGRDVLPLGAAGTALITAGAAGLWWSQRRRET; this comes from the coding sequence ATGAGTTCTCGTCGTATGACGACCATCGCGGGATCGCTGGTTGCGGCATCCCTCTCGACGGTGATGGTCCTTTCCGTCACCGCCAGTGCGGATGACCAGGGGCCCGGAAGCAGCAAGGGGGGCAAGGCCGTTGACGAGGCGCCGGCGGATGTCGAGCTGACCACACTGCTGCCCGAGGAGATCTCGGTCGACAACAGTTCACAGGAAACGGCGATGACCGCCACGGTGAAGAACGAGGGGACCAAGGACAGCGGCAATATCAGGCTCTGGGTCGTCGGCTTCGACGGCCTGACCGTAAAGAACGTCCAGGGGTGTTCGCCGATTGCGGAGGGCGATCTTCCCGAGGGCTCGAACAGCGGTTACACCTGCCCGATCGACAATCTCGCGGCCGGTGATTCCAAGTCGTACGACGTCGACGCGACGTACGACGTGAGCCAGACCGGAGCGAAAACCGGAAAGATCTGTCTGCCCGTGCAGAACAGTGACGGAAGCAAGACATTCTGGCAACAGGGCCCGGTGCCGTTCGGCACGACGAACCCGTCACCGGACGCCCCGGCCACCCCGCTGCTGCTCGGCACCGACAACACTCCGGTGGCACCGGGGAGCGACGAGTTGCCGAAGACCGGTCTCGGACGTGACGTCCTGCCGCTCGGCGCGGCGGGCACGGCGCTGATCACGGCCGGTGCGGCCGGCCTGTGGTGGTCGCAGCGGAGGCGCGAGACCTGA
- a CDS encoding FGGY-family carbohydrate kinase: protein MESWLGIDLGTQGVRALLVAADGTVLGRGTAPLTGRRDGVRHEQDPGEWWDAVCAASQAALPRHAQVRGVAVCGTSGTVLLTDISGEPISPALMYDDGRAGEQGAKARAAGLSVQDTWALPKARWLAETYGPGRLTHQPDVITARLVGRRVPADSSHALKTAYDVERDAWPDILGLPDGALPDVVPPGTRLGEVCVAAAEATGIPAGTPVIAGMTDGCAAQIASGALREGSWNAVLGTTLVLKGATSHPVRDPAGVVYNHRAPDGGWLPGGASSVGAGVLTAAFSGADPAAMDARAAAFEPSGAVTYPLASPGERFPFLAPAATAVVLGEPSCDADLWAALLQGVAFAERLCLDYLHHLGAPLDGTLTFTGGAARSPYWNQLRADVLGRTARVPEQTEPALGMAALAAYGTGGGTSLAGTAERMVRIRTVVDPRPDRTVLFAEPYARLVDELEARGWLPTQVAAHARARLTMDTAEP from the coding sequence ATGGAGTCATGGCTCGGGATCGACCTGGGGACGCAGGGCGTCCGGGCGCTGCTCGTCGCCGCGGACGGCACGGTCCTGGGCAGGGGTACGGCCCCGCTGACCGGTCGGCGTGACGGCGTACGGCACGAGCAGGATCCGGGGGAGTGGTGGGACGCGGTGTGCGCGGCGTCCCAGGCCGCGCTGCCCCGGCACGCACAGGTGCGCGGAGTCGCGGTGTGCGGGACGTCCGGGACGGTACTGCTGACCGACATCTCAGGGGAGCCGATCAGCCCGGCCCTGATGTACGACGACGGGCGGGCGGGCGAGCAGGGAGCCAAGGCCCGGGCGGCGGGGCTGTCGGTGCAGGACACCTGGGCACTGCCGAAGGCGCGGTGGCTGGCGGAGACGTACGGACCCGGACGGCTCACCCACCAGCCCGACGTGATCACCGCACGGCTCGTGGGCCGGCGGGTGCCGGCCGACTCCAGTCATGCGCTGAAGACGGCGTACGACGTGGAGCGCGACGCCTGGCCGGACATCCTCGGCCTGCCGGACGGGGCGCTCCCGGACGTCGTACCGCCCGGCACCCGGCTGGGCGAGGTCTGCGTGGCCGCCGCCGAGGCCACAGGCATCCCCGCCGGCACCCCGGTCATCGCCGGGATGACCGACGGCTGCGCGGCCCAGATCGCCTCCGGCGCACTGCGCGAGGGCTCCTGGAACGCGGTGCTCGGGACGACGCTGGTGCTGAAGGGCGCCACCTCGCACCCCGTCCGGGATCCGGCCGGCGTCGTCTACAACCACCGTGCGCCGGACGGGGGGTGGCTGCCCGGCGGGGCGTCCAGTGTCGGCGCGGGCGTGCTCACCGCCGCGTTCTCGGGTGCCGACCCGGCCGCCATGGACGCACGAGCGGCGGCCTTCGAACCGTCCGGCGCCGTGACCTACCCGCTGGCCTCGCCGGGCGAACGCTTCCCGTTCCTGGCCCCGGCCGCCACCGCCGTCGTCCTCGGCGAACCCAGCTGCGACGCCGACCTGTGGGCCGCGCTGCTGCAGGGCGTCGCCTTCGCCGAGCGCCTCTGCCTGGACTACCTGCACCACCTGGGCGCCCCGCTCGACGGCACCCTCACCTTCACCGGAGGCGCCGCCCGCAGCCCGTACTGGAACCAGCTGCGCGCCGACGTCCTGGGCCGCACGGCCCGGGTACCGGAACAGACGGAACCGGCGCTGGGCATGGCCGCGTTGGCGGCGTACGGCACCGGAGGCGGCACCTCGCTAGCCGGCACAGCCGAACGGATGGTCCGCATCCGGACCGTCGTCGACCCCCGCCCCGACCGCACGGTCCTCTTCGCCGAGCCGTACGCCCGGCTCGTCGACGAACTGGAGGCGCGCGGCTGGCTACCGACACAGGTCGCGGCACACGCCCGCGCGCGCCTCACCATGGATACGGCCGAACCATGA
- a CDS encoding amino acid permease has protein sequence MPSTTVETPPEAGVSLSHGLKQRHLSMIALGGVIGAGLFVGSGAGIAAAGPSIVVAYALSGILVMLVMRMLGEMSAAYPSSGSFSAHAERAIGPWAGFTAGWSFWVLLCTAVGLEGIGAAKIVTGWLPGTPEWAWVALFMVVFCGTNLAAVKNFGEFEFWFAALKVGAITLFLALGVLAITGILPGTDSPGTAHLTDFLPNGGEGLVIGLLASVFAYGGLETVTIAAAESENPVRGVASAVRTAMWRIALFYIGSMAVIVTLVPWDSKEVVEKGPYVAALDELGIPGAGQLMNVVVLVALLSAMNANIYGASRIAYSLVERGQGPKALGKVSSGVPRTAVLTSSLFGFGCVLLSYWRPDDVFSWLLNMIGAVILVVWIFIAASQLRLRHRLEREAPEKLVVRMWAFPALTWVALAGMAAIFILMAREPDTRVQLYSTGAMTLVLAGAGYGWQKVRAKR, from the coding sequence ATGCCCAGCACCACCGTCGAGACTCCGCCCGAGGCGGGCGTCTCCCTCTCCCACGGCCTGAAACAGCGCCATCTGTCGATGATCGCCCTCGGCGGTGTCATCGGCGCGGGCCTGTTCGTTGGCTCCGGCGCCGGTATCGCCGCCGCCGGACCCTCGATCGTCGTCGCCTACGCCCTATCCGGCATCCTCGTGATGCTGGTGATGCGGATGCTGGGCGAGATGTCGGCCGCGTATCCCTCCTCGGGCTCCTTCTCCGCGCACGCCGAGCGCGCGATCGGCCCCTGGGCGGGCTTCACGGCCGGCTGGTCCTTCTGGGTTCTGCTCTGCACGGCCGTAGGCCTGGAGGGCATAGGCGCGGCGAAGATCGTGACGGGCTGGCTGCCCGGCACGCCGGAGTGGGCCTGGGTCGCCCTCTTCATGGTGGTGTTCTGCGGCACGAACCTGGCAGCCGTGAAGAACTTCGGCGAGTTCGAGTTCTGGTTCGCCGCACTGAAGGTCGGCGCGATCACGCTGTTCCTGGCGCTGGGCGTGCTGGCGATCACCGGCATCCTGCCCGGCACGGACTCCCCCGGCACCGCCCACCTCACCGACTTCCTCCCCAACGGCGGCGAGGGCCTGGTCATCGGCCTGCTCGCGTCCGTCTTCGCATACGGCGGACTCGAGACGGTGACGATCGCCGCGGCCGAGTCCGAGAACCCCGTCCGGGGCGTGGCGAGCGCGGTCCGCACGGCGATGTGGCGCATCGCCCTCTTCTACATCGGCTCGATGGCCGTCATCGTCACCCTGGTCCCCTGGGACTCCAAGGAGGTCGTCGAGAAGGGCCCGTACGTCGCCGCCCTCGACGAACTCGGCATCCCCGGGGCGGGCCAACTCATGAACGTGGTGGTGCTCGTCGCCCTCCTGTCGGCGATGAACGCCAACATCTACGGCGCCTCCCGCATCGCCTACTCGCTCGTCGAACGCGGCCAGGGCCCGAAGGCACTCGGCAAGGTCTCCTCGGGCGTGCCCCGGACCGCCGTGCTCACCTCCTCCCTCTTCGGCTTCGGCTGCGTCCTGCTCAGCTACTGGCGCCCCGACGACGTCTTCTCCTGGCTCCTGAACATGATCGGCGCGGTCATCCTGGTCGTCTGGATCTTCATCGCCGCCTCCCAACTCCGCCTCCGCCACCGCCTGGAACGCGAGGCCCCGGAAAAACTGGTCGTCCGCATGTGGGCCTTCCCCGCCCTCACCTGGGTCGCCCTCGCCGGCATGGCAGCGATCTTCATCCTGATGGCCCGCGAGCCCGACACCCGGGTCCAGCTGTACTCGACGGGCGCGATGACGCTGGTGCTGGCGGGGGCCGGGTATGGGTGGCAGAAGGTGCGCGCCAAGCGCTGA
- a CDS encoding ribose-5-phosphate isomerase, with translation MRVYLGSDHAGFELKNHLVEWLKAAGHDPVDCGPHIYDAQDDYPPFCLRAAERTAADPDSLGIVIGGSGNGEQIAANKVKGVRAALAWSEETASLGRQHNNANVVAVGARMHTTEEATKFVETFLGTPFSGDERHARRIEMLGDYETTGALPPIPAHHPQQN, from the coding sequence ATGCGCGTGTATCTCGGCTCCGACCATGCGGGCTTCGAACTCAAGAACCACCTCGTCGAGTGGCTCAAGGCGGCCGGCCACGACCCCGTGGACTGCGGCCCCCACATCTACGACGCCCAGGACGACTACCCGCCCTTCTGCCTCCGCGCCGCCGAGCGCACCGCGGCCGACCCCGACTCCCTCGGCATCGTGATCGGCGGCTCCGGCAACGGCGAGCAGATCGCCGCGAACAAGGTCAAGGGGGTCCGTGCGGCCCTCGCCTGGAGCGAGGAGACGGCGTCGCTCGGCCGGCAGCACAACAACGCCAACGTCGTCGCGGTGGGCGCGCGCATGCACACGACGGAGGAGGCGACCAAGTTCGTCGAGACCTTCCTCGGCACACCGTTCTCGGGCGACGAGCGCCATGCGCGGCGGATCGAGATGCTGGGCGACTACGAGACGACGGGCGCCCTCCCGCCGATCCCGGCGCACCACCCGCAGCAGAACTAG
- a CDS encoding superoxide dismutase encodes MPVYTLPELPYDYSALAPVISPEIIELHHDKHHAAYVKGANDTLEQLAQARDKESWGSINGLEKNLAFHLSGHILHSIYWRNMTGDGGGEPLEKDGVGELADAIAESFGSFATFKAQLSKAAATTQGSGWGVLAYEPLSGRLIVEQVYDHQGNVGQGATPVLVFDAWEHAFYLQYRNQKVDFIEAMWRVVNWQDVARRYEAAKSRTDVLLLTP; translated from the coding sequence ATGCCCGTCTACACACTCCCGGAACTGCCCTACGACTACTCCGCGCTCGCCCCCGTGATCAGCCCCGAGATCATCGAGCTGCACCACGACAAGCACCACGCGGCCTACGTGAAGGGCGCCAACGACACGCTGGAGCAGCTCGCGCAGGCGCGGGACAAAGAGTCGTGGGGATCGATCAATGGGCTGGAGAAGAACCTGGCCTTTCATCTCTCCGGGCACATCCTGCACAGCATCTACTGGCGGAACATGACGGGTGACGGCGGTGGCGAGCCGCTGGAGAAGGACGGGGTGGGGGAGCTCGCGGATGCGATCGCCGAGTCCTTCGGGTCCTTCGCCACCTTCAAGGCGCAGCTGTCCAAGGCGGCCGCGACGACGCAGGGTTCGGGCTGGGGTGTGCTGGCGTACGAGCCGTTGAGCGGGCGGCTGATCGTGGAGCAGGTCTACGACCACCAGGGCAACGTCGGGCAGGGCGCCACGCCGGTCCTCGTCTTCGACGCCTGGGAGCACGCCTTCTATCTGCAGTACAGGAACCAGAAGGTCGACTTCATCGAGGCGATGTGGCGGGTCGTCAACTGGCAGGACGTGGCCCGGCGTTACGAGGCCGCCAAGTCCCGCACGGACGTGCTGCTGCTTACGCCCTGA
- a CDS encoding histidine phosphatase family protein: MSTPTTLLLARHGQTVWHAENRYAGVSDIALTDTGRAQAEALGRWAAAHPVDAIWTSPLSRAIATAEPACRALRLTPHREPALAECDFGVLEGRTLAEFVAENPQRAKAFRTDPAANPFPEAEDPVTAAARGTAALRRIAAAHPGERVLVVAHNTLLRLVLCSLLSIPLGEYRRVFPKLHNTALTELRMNTDGSAALLSLNVPCEPDLP; this comes from the coding sequence ATGAGCACCCCCACCACCCTCCTCCTGGCCCGCCACGGCCAGACCGTCTGGCACGCCGAGAACCGCTACGCCGGAGTCAGTGACATCGCCCTGACCGACACGGGCCGCGCCCAGGCCGAGGCGCTGGGCCGCTGGGCGGCGGCCCATCCGGTCGACGCGATCTGGACGTCCCCGCTCTCCCGGGCCATCGCCACCGCGGAGCCCGCCTGCCGCGCCCTGCGCCTCACCCCGCACCGCGAACCCGCCCTGGCCGAATGCGACTTCGGGGTCCTGGAGGGCCGTACGCTCGCCGAGTTCGTGGCCGAGAACCCCCAACGCGCGAAGGCGTTCCGCACCGACCCGGCAGCGAACCCCTTCCCCGAGGCCGAGGACCCGGTGACCGCCGCGGCCCGCGGCACGGCAGCCCTCCGCCGCATCGCCGCCGCCCACCCCGGCGAACGCGTCCTCGTAGTCGCCCACAACACCCTGCTCCGCCTCGTGCTGTGCAGCCTGCTGTCCATCCCACTGGGCGAATACCGCCGCGTCTTCCCGAAACTCCACAACACGGCGCTCACCGAACTCCGCATGAACACCGACGGATCCGCGGCCCTTCTCTCCCTCAACGTGCCCTGCGAGCCGGACCTGCCGTGA
- a CDS encoding biotin transporter BioY, with protein MSTAAVAAPARTGQVLADLLPASRVRDAALVLGGAALTGLAAQLAVPVPGSPVPVTGQTFAALLVGTSLGAGRGLLSLVVYALAGLAGVPWFANGASGVSVSFGYIIGMMLAATVVGALARRGADRSVLRMAGAMLLGEAIIYAIGVPYLAFAADMSASAAIAAGLTPFLIGDALKAALAMGLLPTAWKFVNKR; from the coding sequence ATGAGTACCGCTGCCGTCGCCGCGCCCGCCCGCACCGGGCAGGTCCTCGCCGACCTCCTCCCCGCCTCCCGCGTCCGGGACGCCGCGCTCGTGCTGGGCGGCGCCGCGCTCACCGGCCTCGCCGCCCAGCTCGCCGTGCCGGTGCCCGGTTCCCCGGTGCCGGTGACCGGACAGACCTTCGCCGCGCTGCTGGTCGGCACGAGCCTCGGCGCCGGGCGCGGCCTGCTCTCGCTCGTCGTGTACGCGCTGGCCGGCCTTGCCGGGGTGCCGTGGTTCGCGAACGGGGCGTCCGGGGTCTCCGTCTCCTTCGGCTACATCATCGGGATGATGCTGGCGGCCACCGTCGTCGGCGCCCTGGCCCGCCGCGGCGCCGACCGCTCCGTCCTGCGCATGGCGGGCGCGATGCTGCTCGGCGAGGCGATCATCTACGCGATCGGCGTGCCGTATCTCGCCTTCGCCGCCGACATGTCCGCGTCCGCGGCGATCGCGGCCGGCCTGACGCCGTTCTTGATCGGCGACGCCCTCAAGGCGGCTCTGGCGATGGGGCTGCTGCCGACGGCCTGGAAGTTCGTCAACAAGCGTTGA
- a CDS encoding amino acid permease — translation MTSQPTLSKASKDPGATGDPGTGLQAGLKNRHLSMIAIGGVIGAGLFVGSSSGIATAGPGILLSYALVGTLVVLVMRMLGEMSAANPTSGSFSAHADRALGRWAGFSIGWLYWFFWVVVLAVEATAGAVILEGWIPAVPQWAWALIVMVVLTATNLVSVGSYGEFEFWFAGIKVVAIAAFIVIGGLAVFGLLPGVDSEQAGLSNLTDHGGFLPNGPGAILTGVLLVVFSFMGSEIATLAAGESENPQQAVTKATNSIIWRVAVFYLGSIFVVVSLLPWDSKSIADDGSYVAALNSLGIPHAGQIMNFIVLTSVLSCLNSGLYTASRMAFSLGQRGDAPKAFARTTNRGVPLAAIIASVVFGFVAVFFNYKFPDSVFLFLVNSSGAVALFVWLVICFSQLRMRKIIQAEAPEKLVVRMWLYPYLTWATAALIVFVLGYMLTDTEHDGRKTVLLSLLVAAVVLAIAFAKEKAARRRTTV, via the coding sequence ATGACCTCGCAGCCGACCCTTTCCAAGGCCAGCAAGGACCCAGGAGCCACCGGCGATCCCGGTACCGGCCTCCAGGCAGGTCTCAAGAACCGCCATCTGTCGATGATCGCCATCGGCGGTGTCATCGGAGCCGGGCTCTTCGTCGGCTCCAGTTCCGGTATCGCCACCGCCGGACCCGGCATCCTCCTGTCGTACGCCCTCGTCGGCACGCTCGTGGTGCTGGTGATGCGGATGCTCGGTGAGATGTCGGCGGCCAACCCGACCTCGGGTTCGTTCTCGGCGCACGCCGACCGGGCGCTCGGGCGCTGGGCCGGGTTCTCCATCGGCTGGCTGTACTGGTTCTTCTGGGTCGTGGTGCTGGCCGTCGAGGCGACCGCCGGTGCGGTGATCCTGGAGGGCTGGATACCCGCCGTCCCGCAGTGGGCCTGGGCCCTGATCGTGATGGTGGTGCTGACCGCCACCAACCTCGTCTCCGTCGGGTCGTACGGCGAGTTCGAGTTCTGGTTCGCCGGGATCAAGGTCGTGGCGATCGCCGCGTTCATCGTGATCGGCGGGCTGGCCGTGTTCGGGCTGCTGCCGGGCGTCGACAGCGAGCAGGCCGGGCTGAGCAACCTCACCGACCACGGCGGATTCCTGCCGAACGGGCCGGGCGCGATCCTCACCGGTGTGCTGCTCGTCGTCTTCTCCTTCATGGGAAGCGAGATCGCCACGCTCGCCGCCGGTGAGTCCGAGAACCCGCAGCAGGCCGTCACCAAGGCCACCAACAGCATCATCTGGCGGGTCGCCGTCTTCTACCTCGGCTCGATCTTCGTCGTGGTCTCCCTGCTCCCGTGGGACAGCAAGTCGATCGCCGACGACGGTTCCTACGTCGCCGCTCTCAACTCCCTCGGCATCCCGCACGCCGGTCAGATCATGAACTTCATCGTGCTGACCTCGGTGCTGTCCTGCCTCAACTCCGGCCTCTACACGGCCTCCCGCATGGCCTTCTCGCTCGGCCAGCGCGGTGACGCGCCCAAGGCCTTCGCGAGGACCACCAACCGTGGTGTGCCGCTCGCGGCGATCATCGCCTCCGTCGTCTTCGGCTTCGTCGCGGTCTTCTTCAACTACAAGTTCCCGGACTCCGTCTTCCTCTTCCTGGTCAACTCCTCCGGCGCCGTGGCGCTGTTCGTCTGGCTCGTCATCTGCTTCTCGCAGCTGCGCATGCGGAAGATCATCCAGGCCGAGGCACCGGAGAAGCTGGTCGTCCGGATGTGGCTGTACCCGTATCTGACCTGGGCCACGGCCGCGCTGATCGTGTTCGTCCTCGGCTACATGCTCACCGACACCGAGCACGACGGACGCAAGACGGTACTGCTGTCGCTGCTGGTCGCCGCGGTCGTACTGGCCATCGCCTTCGCGAAGGAGAAGGCGGCCCGCAGGCGTACGACCGTCTGA
- a CDS encoding serine/threonine-protein kinase, which produces MVTGRYRLVESIGQGGMGRVWRAADEMLDRQVAVKEMRIDGLDAEDARTRRERTLREARATARIDHPNVVRVYDVVDEGERLWIVMELIAGRSLERIMAEDGPLGQREAARIGLGLVEALRQVHARGVLHRDIKPGNVLVESGGQRVVLTDFGIAAIQDAKALTMAGMLVGSPDYMAPERVSGRPQGPPSDIWSLGATLCAAMGGRSPFSRDTTLATLHAVLYEEPEIPSSAGMLATILAALLEKEPSVRPGLDDLESTLRSVAAESDTGAAPQAVEGEEEQKQEAAHTRAEPEPQDAAPQPPESPTPALIEPHRIPAPRDPRQSRPEPVEDAKPPQPHPQPQRRADTHDFGRSRTSVPASDPAPTPASASTEAASELRSETRSETPSANSAARGRTGVSFVRAEAATHEHSPPYAAQPVAMPPGELPGPAVPAGPGRGRRRTGPLAAVAAVTAGAVIAVVLVLNSGSPDDKKAGASTPPRDTPSSTVEGTSRPQTLPPGARKEAGGYAWVPPDGWRRDTKTGSEVHYTSPDAEQELATKSSLARGDLLENWETSEQNARRGQAYQKIRLQKTTFRGYPAVVWEYTFTLKGVPWHAQLLGFTVEGKTYQVNTWYQPDIEAQALKTYKKVKNTFTVL; this is translated from the coding sequence CTGGTGACGGGGCGCTACCGATTGGTCGAAAGTATTGGCCAGGGGGGAATGGGGCGGGTGTGGCGAGCCGCCGATGAAATGCTCGATCGTCAGGTCGCCGTGAAGGAAATGCGCATCGACGGCCTCGATGCCGAGGACGCGCGCACCCGCCGGGAACGCACCCTGCGTGAGGCCAGGGCCACCGCCCGGATCGACCACCCCAACGTCGTGCGGGTGTATGACGTGGTCGACGAGGGTGAACGCCTGTGGATCGTCATGGAGTTGATCGCCGGCCGCTCCCTGGAACGGATCATGGCCGAGGACGGGCCGCTCGGACAGCGCGAGGCGGCACGGATCGGACTCGGCCTGGTGGAGGCGCTGCGCCAGGTGCACGCACGCGGCGTGCTGCACCGCGACATCAAACCCGGGAACGTCCTGGTCGAGAGCGGCGGACAGCGCGTCGTCCTCACCGACTTCGGCATCGCCGCCATCCAGGACGCCAAGGCGCTCACCATGGCCGGCATGCTGGTCGGCTCGCCCGACTACATGGCCCCCGAGCGCGTCTCCGGCCGCCCCCAGGGCCCGCCCTCCGACATCTGGTCCCTCGGCGCGACACTCTGCGCGGCGATGGGCGGCCGATCCCCCTTCTCCCGCGACACCACCCTGGCCACGCTGCACGCGGTGTTGTACGAGGAGCCCGAAATCCCCTCCTCCGCAGGCATGTTGGCCACGATCCTGGCCGCCCTCCTGGAGAAGGAGCCGTCGGTCCGGCCGGGCCTGGACGACCTGGAGTCCACGCTGCGTTCCGTCGCCGCGGAGAGCGACACCGGCGCCGCACCACAAGCCGTAGAAGGAGAAGAGGAACAGAAGCAGGAAGCGGCGCACACGCGCGCGGAACCGGAGCCACAGGACGCTGCCCCGCAGCCGCCGGAGTCACCCACTCCGGCCCTCATCGAGCCCCACCGCATCCCCGCCCCGCGCGACCCCAGGCAGTCGCGACCCGAACCCGTCGAGGACGCGAAACCTCCCCAGCCCCACCCTCAGCCACAACGACGTGCCGACACCCACGACTTCGGTCGCAGCCGCACCTCTGTCCCCGCCTCCGACCCTGCCCCCACTCCCGCATCCGCCTCCACTGAAGCCGCCTCCGAGTTGCGCTCGGAGACGCGCTCCGAGACCCCGTCCGCCAACTCGGCGGCACGCGGCAGGACCGGTGTCTCCTTCGTACGCGCCGAGGCGGCGACGCACGAGCACAGTCCGCCGTACGCCGCCCAGCCGGTCGCGATGCCGCCCGGCGAACTCCCGGGCCCCGCCGTCCCGGCCGGCCCCGGACGGGGACGCCGTCGTACGGGCCCGCTGGCGGCCGTGGCAGCGGTCACCGCCGGGGCCGTGATCGCGGTCGTCCTGGTGCTGAACTCCGGGTCGCCGGACGACAAGAAGGCGGGAGCGTCCACGCCCCCGCGCGACACGCCCTCGTCGACCGTAGAAGGCACCTCCAGGCCGCAGACCCTGCCGCCGGGTGCCCGGAAGGAAGCGGGCGGATACGCCTGGGTGCCGCCCGACGGCTGGCGGCGGGATACGAAGACCGGCTCGGAGGTGCACTACACGTCCCCCGACGCCGAACAGGAACTCGCCACCAAGTCCTCGCTGGCCCGCGGCGACCTGTTGGAGAACTGGGAGACCTCGGAGCAGAACGCCCGCCGAGGACAGGCGTACCAGAAGATCCGCCTGCAGAAGACGACCTTCCGGGGCTACCCGGCGGTCGTCTGGGAGTACACCTTCACGCTCAAGGGCGTCCCCTGGCACGCCCAGTTGCTGGGCTTCACCGTGGAGGGAAAGACGTACCAGGTCAACACGTGGTACCAGCCGGACATCGAGGCGCAGGCGCTGAAGACGTACAAGAAGGTCAAGAACACCTTCACCGTGCTGTGA